The genomic window GGTGGCCCGTGATGGCGAGAAGTCTGTCAGCTGCAGGTTGCTCTCACAGACCTGGTCGTAGTCCCACAGCTGGTAGTGCCAACTCTTGCCCTGCTTGGACAGCAGGTAGATGGCTCCCGGAGAGCCTTCCTCTGGCAGAGGTGGTGGCTGGCAGGGCATACTGGGCACAGGGTGGAACAGGCCCGAGAACTCTGGGTCTTCAGCATAGCCAAGGCTCGGCACACCTGACACACCCAGCAGGACCCCTGGGCAGAGAACAGCAAGTAACTGAGCATGTTATGTTGGGACCACAATGAATTCCCCCCACAGCCCTCCAGGGTTACAGATAGGTCAAGAGGGGTCAGGGGTCACACAGCTAGGCTAGGATTTGGGCCCAGGAGTATCCAGGGTCGCAGCTGTTTTAAGCCCAAAGCCCGTCAGCATACAGAGGCAGAAACCAGTGTTAAGCAAAACAAACACCAAGTGACATCCAGTAAAGACATGCTCAGAGAGTAGACCTCAGGCCACAACCTCAGGCCAGAAGGTTGGTCCAAGCTTCCTGACAGGCACAAACTCTATCTCGTTGCAGGCAGGTAGAGTGATGAGGACAGTACAGTAACAGCTAACACTGActgagagccctggtgacacagtgattaagaactcagctgctaactaaaagttcagcagattgaatccaccagctgctccttggataacCTATGGGataggtctactctgtcttacagggttgctatgagttagaattgactcaacagcacacgacAACGCTGACTGAGGATGCGTAACCACCAGGCACCATCTAAGTGTTTCACATACCCCAGCTCTGAGGTGGCTGGGCACTATTTTGTCGTAGGTGACGtcgagtgagttctgactcatagcgaccatatgtacaacagaacaaaacactgcccagtcctgcgccatcctcaaaatcattgttatgcttgagcccagtgttgtagccactgtgtcagtccatctcactgagggtcttcctcttttccactgaccttctatcttaccaagcatgatgtccttctccagggacgtcctgataacatgcccataTACGTGagccgaagtcttgccatctttgcctctaaggagcattctggctgaactcggcttccaacacagattttgctcattcttctggcagtccatggtatattcaatattctccaccaacaccacctACTATCACTCCCATTTTCCAGACAGAGAAATGAAGCTCTAGTAAAGAAGCTTCCTTAGGGTCACACAACCTACAAGCGGCTGAGCCAGGGCTGGAGCTTAGGCTGTTGGATCCTGAAGTCTGTGCTGCGAGCTCATGTGGGTGGAAACCGTGAGTGACAGCTACGCCACTAAGGCACCTGCTGTCTGTCACGTCCAGCACTAAGTGCCCCGTATGGACAGGGCGGGCCTGCCCAACCCCTGCCTTGAGAGTGCAGGGCCAGAATGTAGGGGGGAGGCAGGCAGCCCTGGGCCTGGAGGGGTTTGGACCCACCTGCGCTCACCGCCCAGTGAGCCTTGTGGCCCCTCCTCTGACATGGCTCATGGTTGAAGTCCTCGTCGTAACTGGCACTAGCATTAAGGCCAAAGCTGTGGTCTATGATTTGGCCCAGGGACCCTTTGCCACCCAACCCTGCCCCCTCCACAGCTCTGGGATACGGGATGAGCAGGAGGTGTCCAGCGATGAGGTGCTGCAGGACACGGTCTCTGTTGGGGCTGCCCAGGCCACCGGAGAGCACCTCAGCTTGGCAGCCCAGGACCTCCTGGGCCAGCCTACTCATGTCAGCCACTGCAGGATAAGAATGGACAGAGAGGGCTTACTGTGTGCCCAGCTTGATCTCGATGCGGCTCCAGACCACTAACCCTCACCACTCTCGTCAACTCCTTTGCACAGACACAGAAGATAAGGCACAGAGAGGGTGATCAGCTTGCCCCAGGCCACACAGCATGGAGGTAGCAGAGCTGGGTTGGGAACCTAGTGTCCACCTCATGACCACGACCCCCGACTGTGCGACAAGGGCTGAGGGATGGCATGAGAGCCTGTCCCGCACCTGGTAGTGCTACCCCTGGCCTCTCCGAGTGAAGACCCAGCTGCAGACCCTCCTGCTCCCAGCTCACCAGAGAACATCTCCCCCTGGGCGGTGTAGCCTCTCTCCAGTGCCACCTGCATCAGTCTCTCCAAGGGGACACCGTTGGGGGGCGCCAGGAGAGTGCCTGCCATCCACAAGGCCACTAGCCCGCACCTGGGGAGAGACAGGCAGGGGCCCAGCCCCTCAATCCCTAAGTCACTTTGTTACTGGGCCCCCTCTGCCTAGAAGCTGGAGTGTGGGGATCAGGTTTGCTGCCTTGGGGGAgttctcctcccctctcccaggCCAGATGGGGAGACCTGACTCCCCACCATGGGACAGAGAATGGCCAAGGCCTGAGCCTAGGGCTGGAGAGATGAAGGGGTGGGCAGGGAGAAACGTCACATGGGTTTCCTGGAATACAAGGTGCCAGTACGGGGTTAGAGAGGATGGACCAGGTTCGTCTTTTCACCcgtcagtttcttcatttgctcactcattcattccaAATCTCTATTCGCTATGGACACACCCGAGACCGTGTCCTGGCAGGtccccccttccctccccagGTCGCTGGGGCCTTGTCCCAGCCTCCCTCTGGGTAAGCCCAGCACGGGCAGAGGCTCAGAGTACAGGGTGGACAAGGGGGTGGGGTCCTGGGTCAGAGAACTTACTGAGGGCCTTCTTGGATGAGGGACGGCAGATCAGCACAGAAGAGGATCCACTGCAGGTCACTTCTGAAACTGAATCAGAGCCGCACTCGGGTCAGGCAGGATCAGCCCCGAGGGCCCCTCAAGGTCCAGGTGGGGCAGAGCATACAAAGATACCCGGACACAGGAAGGGAACACAGGCCAGGCCACTCTAAGGCCCCAGGCTGGCTCCTGGCCGCATCACTGACTTCCTTCGCCCCCAGGAGGCCCTTGCCCTGTCTGAGCCTGTTCCCCTCTCTGGCCAGCGGGAATCATCCTTCCCCCTGCGTGCTCTCTGCTCCTTCTCAGTTACTGAGGAGGCAAAGAGCAGATGTGCAAAAGCCATGCAACTAGAAGCCAGGGACACAGATTAGAGAAAATTCCTCAAAGACGTGCCGCTACAGCTAAaccctgttttaaaaaaaacccaaacctgttgccactgagtcaatgctgactcataacgaccctatagaacagcgcagaactgtctccatagggtttccaaggaacggttggtagatttgaactggcaaccttttggttcgcagtcaAACGTTTAAACTGTTAAATAAGGTGAAAATCCTTTAACGTGGGTGAAATTAAATGGTCACCTAAATCCCGAAAAATTTAGGCTGATGGCCTAAAATAATAAGTCCTTACGTGTCTGACCAGCCCCCCTTTCCTCCCCTTGGGGAGGCCGGGGGAAAAGTTCTGGTGATCCCAACCTCCTCCTTTCCCTCCAGGGCTCAGGAGAGGGCAGAGCCCCAGAGTCTTCATTTCCATCTCAGAGTCAGTAAGAGAGAGAGGCTGAAGGGGAACCCAGGGCTCCTGACCAAAAAAGAGATGATGTTACAACACAGTGGTTTAAAGTGCGAAGccaacctaaaaaccaaaaatccgttgctgtcgagtcaattccggctcatagcaaccctacaggacagaacagaactaccccatgtggtttccaaggagtgcttggtggattcgaactgccgaccctttggttagcagccttagctcttaactgctatactaccagggtttccaaagccaccCTGCCCAGGTTCAATTTGGGCCCTTTCTCTTAATTCTACAGCTCCGTGATTTCACCTCTAtgagcctgttttctcatctggaaaacaaCACAATAATAGCTTCTACCTCATTAGGTTGCTAAGAGAATTAGATAGTTCAATACCTAAAAACCATTAGAGAAAGGTGCCTGACACAATAACGAGCTCATTTTATTTGTGTTTAATTAACCTCATCATGGTTGGGGCATTTAAGACAAATTATAAACTAAGAAGAGCTTGAAAGTTCTTCTGAGTCTGGACAAGTCAGTTCCCCTGATTCCTGTCAGCCAGGCAATCATTCAACTGGGTCCTCTTCACCTCCTCCCCCTGCCCACCACCTCAACCCTGGTCTGGTCCCCTCCTCTCCAGTCTGGTCCTCCAGCTTCCTCCCTGGGCTCTGACTCTAGTCTCACCACCTACCATCTACGTGTCACAGGTAGCCTCATCCAGCGTAAGTAGTTCTTCCTATGgctccccagagccctcaggGCAAAGTCCAGCCCCCTTACCATGGCCCACCCTGCTACCTCATGTGTGATCTGgctcctgtccccctttgccACCTCCCTGTCTcggtgaggaaatgcttgcaatttCTTTAAAACAGCATGCCCCCCTTTAACTCTGGGCCTCTGCATGAGCCGTTTGCTCTTCATCATGCACCCCTTGCAAGACTTGCTCAATAGCACTCAAGGTTCCCCTTCTCCAGGAAGCCCCCTCTGTCCCCAGGCTGGGTCAGGTGCCCCATTTGGGCtcccccatcacagccctgaccactctgggCTGTCACTGTTTGGTGTGTGTAGTCTGCCTCCTCCACTGGACTAGGCACTTGTGATGGCAGGACCTTTCTTCATTGATGGAGCCATACCACCACCGGAGGGCTCAGTAGGGGACTGGTCCGACCAGGCTGTTTGACCTTGAGGACAAACAGGAAACCCCAAGAAGAGGATAAAATGATCTGGGACAGGTAGTTGGTAAGATGACTGGGTGGGTGAAGAGGAGACCCTACCGGTCCTTGTGCAGCTTCAGAAGTCTCTTCACATCCTCTCTGCCGGTGGGGACTGGGCCGGCCTTCTCCAAGGCCTCCTTCAGCAGCTGGCTCTTTTCCATGCCGAAGACGTGAGGGGGAGCAAGCCCCAAAGCAGGAGGTGGAGGCGgcagtgggggtggtgggggaaAAGGGGTCTGGAGACTCGAGGAAATGGGTAGAAAAGTTACATCCGGGGAATTTGGAGGCACGAGAGGTGGAATGGAGGCCTGGGGTGTAGGGGCGCTGGGAGGAAGGACTGGGGGCTCTAGAGATGAGCATGGAGAAGTCATTTCGGAGTACTTGAGAGCAGCTCGGTGGAAATGCGAAAGGGAAGGATCCTTCAAAATGCTGTTTAAGGTTGGCTGCAGAGATGGGGATTACGAAGGTTTTACAGCTGAGTCCTAGAACATGAGAGCAGAACAATGGGAAACGAACAAGGTGGACGCAGGGCTTGTGCAGGCTCAAGTCGAGGATCTGAGAGTTAACAGGGTGGGGTCTTTTAATCTCACATCCGCTAGTATGGGGCTGGGGCGGGTTGGTTTGCGGGACGAGAGGGGAGGAGATTAGGAGTTAACTTGTCCAGGTCAAGACTTGGAAACTCATGAGTTAAATTTTGGGATAACGGGCCTCAATCTTGGGGTGTAGCGCCTAAAACGTGGGGTTTAGGAGTCTCGAGCTAAGGACTGGGGTAATTAGACTctgttccccacccccacccccaagccgaaGTTCGAACCTCTGAGCTGATCTTTGAGCCAGAGGTCAAAAAGGACACTGGGTAGAGAAAACTGCCTAGTTGTAGACAGGGTCCTGGAATAACTGAGAAACAAAGTCTGCGAGTTGGGAAAGGCTCTGAGCCTTTCCGGGAGGCCGGAAAGAGCGGCGATGCCCGGGGAAAATGAACGGAGTTGGAAAACACCCGCCCCGTCTCCTCGCAAAATGGCGGCTGCCGCACACAGGTTTTCTCACGTCACGTGGTAGAACTCGCAACTTATGCCCGCCCCTTCGGCAATCACGTGGTAGAAAATGGCAGTGCGGGCTGAGAGGTGGAGCTATCAAAGGATCCTCGCCGGAAGAAGCTGCAGAGCGAGCCGCGTCTCGATTGGCAAGGAGCGCGTGAGGGGGCGTAGCCTTCACTGATTGGTCCGTACGCCCCGAGGCATCTGGCGGCATAGGAAGCACACAAGCTGGGGCGGGGTTTTCTCCCTAGGCGGGAACCCAAGTGTCGTTTTGATTGGCAAGCTATTGGTGAGGGAGGTGAAATTTACTCTGATTGGTCAAACTGCCAAGTTTCCACGCGGAGATTGGCTTGCGGGAAGGCAAAGGCTGGGTCAAGGGAGGAAGCTTTGTGGTCCAACCTCAGGAACTCAGGAGACGCTACTTGTGGGAGCTGCTGTCCGGTCGGTGAGTAATCTCGGTCACAGGCGGTCATCGGCGACGGGCGGGTGGCGCAGATGGAGCTCGGACTCTCCCGCATCTTGTCTGGAGAAACTTTCCCGCTGCATGAGCCCAGGATACCCCAAATTTGTCTCCCCTTCCTTAACTGGTTTTACATCCGGGTGTTTTCTCCTGGGCCGCCCTTTGGGCGTGTGAGTCAATAGGAATCGCCATGTAGGACGCCCCGCCTACTGGGTCGCGTAGAGCATTCTGGGACTCGTAGTAAACCTCTCGAGGTTTCCCTTAGCACGCGGGGATTGGAAGCGGGTTCTGCCCCCGCCGCGTTGCCCAAACTGACTTTTTCCGGGAAGGAAGATCCGTGAGCAGTCCGTTAAACTAGAGTTGGGGCAAAGGATTTAGAAAAACCCAGGCGTGaagttccctttttccttttcttagccCTACCTCGGCATCTAGCTCCATGGCAGTTCCCGAGACCCGCCCCAACCACACAATTTATATCAACAATCTCAACGAGAAGATCAAGAAGGATGGTGAGTTCTCCAGTGGCCCAAGCGCCGGGCTGTACCGCACGAGTTGGCCCCTCCCATCGCTTCTCTATCTTTGTCTACTCCAGCCTGCCTGTTAGAGCTAACCCTTCGGTCCTCGCACATGCTGCGTCCTCTGACTTTTAACACTCCCTTAGTTGATCCACGCCCTACCCGCTAACTTGGCCACTATTGCTTGTCTTTCACGGCTCAGTTCACAGGACCATTCCTCCCCCAGGTGTCTCCCTCTGACTTACAGGCCCTGGGCATCAAGTCCTGATCACTCTGGGCTGTCATGTCTCCCCACCaacctgtgagttctgtgagggcagggactggagCTCTCTAGGTCACTGTCATGTTTTCAGTGACCAGTCCACAATGAAAATACGCAACAGTAACTGAACATTCTGTACCACGTGGTGAGCTATCCACTTTTACATAAATTTCCATTTAACAATCCTGCTGGAAGAAGCTTTTGTTAATCCTGTGTCTCAGATAGAAAATTGACACTCAAGTGTGacttgacttgcccaaggtcacacagcagggaaAGTAGCTGAGGCCACCAGTTTGGAGTTCTGTTTAAGAACATACTTGACATTGTATAGACTCTTCTATTTTCTCAAGCAAGTTGTCCCCTTTACTGAATCCCActtttttctttatctgaaaaCTGGACTAACccaaacacccattgccatcaagccactttagactcatagtgatcctataggacagagtagaactacccaatggagtttccaaggagccgctggtggatttgaactgccaacctttttggtgagcagcgGAGCtgttaacactgtgccaccagggctctgaaaactGGGCAAGATCATAATACCATGTTTGCatggatgttgtgaggattaaattagctAAATCTCCATGCAGTGCTTTTTATGGTACTTGGTAGGAAGAATCAGGTAGGTGTTGGTTGTTATCACAAAGGAGCTGCTGGAATTAAATTTGAGGTTACTGATAAAGTTGctgttggaaaaaaacaaaacaaggaatgTAGATTCTGCACATGCTTTTAAACTATCACGCCTGGCCATGCTAGGTGGTGAGGTGCTGAGGGCACCATGGGGAGCAAGTCAGCCCTGGCCCTGCCCTGATGGAGCCACAGTCCAGTGGAGGAGACAGACCCGTCATCTGATTGTGACAAGTCAGAGGATCAGGGCTATGGTGGGGAGAGGCCCAGGTGGAAGAATACAGCCAGGATGAGTAAGGGGAGGGGGTTGGGTATGTAGAAGGACAGAGATTCAttcagtttcaaaaaaaaaaaaaaaaccccaaatctggacatcaagtaaattccgactcatagtgaccctataggacagagcagaactgccctgtatggctttcagggagcacctggtggattcaaactgctgaccttttggttagcagctgttgtttttgaccactagccaccagggtttggtAGAAGCCCTCCAAAGCTTGAGGAAGCAGCATTTGGTGAGGGAGAAAGGTATTCATGACTTTGACCAGCTATATAACTACCTAGGGACAAAAGAGCCTGGGATGTTCTGGGAACTATAAGTAGTTTTGTGTGGCTGAAGCTTCCCATGAGCAAGGCACTCCTGGCTCTCGGGGCCTTCTGGGCTGAATGAATTGGTGAGCTTATCCTGAAGGCATTGTAGAGCTACGCAAGGGACACAGTCAGTTGTCGGTTgtgaaaaatcctcacagctgggaaGGGTGAACTGGAGTGGGCAGGAGGGGAGGCTAGAGGCTAGGCAGTGGTCCTGAGTCCAGTGGAATGCCTGGGCCTCAAACTAGGCGCATGAGGACAAAAGGTAAGAGATGAAAACTAGAAACGTCACAAAGAATTTCTGGCTAATTGCTTCAAAACACCCTTGCTCCCATTCCCCCACCCCAAACAGGTACACACACATTTCCTTCACCCATCCTCTAgtatctgttgttaggtgccgtcgagtcggttccgactcatagcgaccctatgcacaacagaacgaaacactgcccggtcctgcgccatccgtacagttgttgttatgcttgagctcgttgtcgcagccactgtgtcaatccacctcgttgagggtcttcttcttttccgccaACCCCatactctatcaagcatgatgtccttctccagggactgatccctcctgacaacatgtccaaactatgtaagacgcggtctcgccgtccttgcgtctaaggagtattctggccacactttttccaagacagatttgttcattcttttggcagtccacgatatattcaatattctttgctaacaccacaatttgaaggcgtcaactcttcttccgtcttcctttgcattgtctagctttcccgtgcatatgatgtgattgaaaataccatggcttgggtcaggcgcaccttagtcttcagggtgacatctttgctcttcaatactttgaagaggtcctttgcagcagatttatgcagtgcagtgcgtcttttgatttcctgactgctgcttccatggctgttgattgtggatccaagtaaaatgaaacccttgacaacttcaatctcttctctatttatcatgatgctgcttattggtccagttcacCAAATATCTTTTGCACAGTTCCCTTCTTTACATAAGATATTCGTACTTTTTTCAGGCCTGGGTGGTAAGACCACTCCTTCCTTTGTTGAGCTTAAACTCTGCTTGCTGTCAACGTAGGCAGTTTGGTTGAGGTGGTAGTGCTGGGTTTGGATAGACTTGAGTCCTGGTCCCGTCTCTGCCTTGTCCTTCTCAGCACCCTTAAGACACTCTTCCTGGGCCATTGATTCCTGTCAAAGCCTGTTTCCATGTTAGTAAAATGGGAATGTTGTGGGGGTGGCCTTAGTCGCTTCCTCATGGGGTTGTGAGAATTGAGTGAAGTTATTTCTGTAAAGCACTTAATGGCGTCTTTATTCATGTAAATGTGGAGAAGTTTGTGTGTTGCAGGTGGCACCAGGCATCTGGCTACTGTGGTAAACAAATTGGATGGGTTTGTCATTTTTCAGAGGGAGAGACAGAATA from Loxodonta africana isolate mLoxAfr1 chromosome 11, mLoxAfr1.hap2, whole genome shotgun sequence includes these protein-coding regions:
- the ACTMAP gene encoding actin maturation protease isoform X2; this translates as MTSPCSSLEPPVLPPSAPTPQASIPPLVPPNSPDVTFLPISSSLQTPFPPPPPLPPPPPALGLAPPHVFGMEKSQLLKEALEKAGPVPTGREDVKRLLKLHKDRFRSDLQWILFCADLPSLIQEGPQCGLVALWMAGTLLAPPNGVPLERLMQVALERGYTAQGEMFSVADMSRLAQEVLGCQAEVLSGGLGSPNRDRVLQHLIAGHLLLIPYDEDFNHEPCQRRGHKAHWAVSAGVLLGVSGVPSLGYAEDPEFSGLFHPVPSMPCQPPPLPEEGSPGAIYLLSKQGKSWHYQLWDYDQVCESNLQLTDFSPSRATDGRLYVVPAGGLRSGLCGQVLLLRLHDASH
- the ACTMAP gene encoding actin maturation protease isoform X1 produces the protein MTSPCSSLEPPVLPPSAPTPQASIPPLVPPNSPDVTFLPISSSLQTPFPPPPPLPPPPPALGLAPPHVFGMEKSQLLKEALEKAGPVPTGREDVKRLLKLHKDRFRSDLQWILFCADLPSLIQEGPQCGLVALWMAGTLLAPPNGVPLERLMQVALERGYTAQGEMFSVADMSRLAQEVLGCQAEVLSGGLGSPNRDRVLQHLIAGHLLLIPYPRAVEGAGLGGKGSLGQIIDHSFGLNASASYDEDFNHEPCQRRGHKAHWAVSAGVLLGVSGVPSLGYAEDPEFSGLFHPVPSMPCQPPPLPEEGSPGAIYLLSKQGKSWHYQLWDYDQVCESNLQLTDFSPSRATDGRLYVVPAGGLRSGLCGQVLLLRLHDASH